A DNA window from Macadamia integrifolia cultivar HAES 741 chromosome 4, SCU_Mint_v3, whole genome shotgun sequence contains the following coding sequences:
- the LOC122076205 gene encoding endoribonuclease Dicer homolog 1 yields the protein MEENRASESIGDGVTLPPNNARASGSIGDGVTHSPDDARASYWLDACEDISCDLITDLVDFDSVAPDIVDTASCQAVDACFFGGIDRILDSIKSGCGLQPLVENETVVGSSIDGHSACEAGPQGATSYGELNRTIVRDTLPGGARPLGWDSTDGKKISSNGSANGNGVLVTSPKDIGGVRKREGRDTDVRREGSLRGDADRCIKRPRPSDSSDERVFSVSRHDLSRVLRSSRKRPRCREEIERRDTVRSSKRERYCGDRRDNRERDSRERDWRDRERRGYWERDRTGKMVFHSGSWETENNRESKRAKEEIPQHIESSEKKPDEKEEKPAEEQARKYQLDVLEQAKNKNTIAFLETGAGKTLIAVLLIKSVCNDMLRENKKMLAIFLVPKVPLVYQQAEVIRERTGYKVGHFCGEMGQDFWDARRWQREFESKQVLVMTAQILLNILRHSIIKMEAIHLLILDECHHAVKKHPYSLVMSEFYHTTPKEKRPAVFGMTASPVNLKGVSSQEDCAIKIRNLESKLDSVVCTIKDRKELEKYVPTPSEIVVEYDKAATLCSLHEQIKQMEQAVEEAAHASSRRSKWQFMGARDAGAKEELRLVYGVSERTESDGAANLIQKLRAINYALGELGQWCAYKVAHSFLMALQNDERANYQLDVKFQESYLSKVVSLLQCHLSEGAVSHRDAKNIKTESDGALEGASIDEIEEGELPDSHVVSGGEHVDVIIGAAVADGKVTPKVQSLIKILLKYQYTEDFRAIIFVERVVAALVLPKVFAELPSLSFVKCASLIGHNNSQEMRTCQMQDTINKFRDGRVTLLVATSVAEEGLDIRQCNVVIRFDLAKTVLAYIQSRGRARKPGSDYILMVERGNLSHETFLRNARNSEERLRQEAIERTDLSHLKGTSKLNSVDTAPGTVYQVESTGAVVSLNSSVGLIHFYCSQLPSDRYSILRPEFIMERHEKPGGSTEYSCKLQLPCNAPFEKLEGPLCSSMRLAQQAVCLAACKKLHEMGAFTDMLLPDKGSGEEGEKVNQNDEGDPLPGTARHREFYPEGVADILRGEWILTGTDGCHSSKLLPLYMYAVKCVNDGTSNDSFLTQVSDFAVLFGNELDAEVLSMSMDLFVARTMITKASLVYQGPIEIMESQLISLKSFHVRMMSIVLDVDVEPSSTPWDPAKAYLFVPVVGEKSVDLIKEIDWNLVENIIGVDEWNNPLQRARPDVYLGTSERTLGGDRREYGFGKLRHGMAFGQKSHPTYGIRGAIAQFDVVKAFGLVPNRDSMGSPNEDVAHGKLIMADSYINAEELVGRIVTAAHSGKRFYVDSVRYDMNAENSFPRKEGYLGPLEYSSYADYYRQKYGVELFHKKQPLIRGRGVSYCKNLLSPRFERSEACESEHEETLDKTYYVFLPPELCFVHPLPGSVVRGAQRLPSIMKRVESMLLAVQLKDVINYPVPASKILEASTAASCQETFCYERAELLGDAYLKWVVSRFLFLKYPQKHEGQLTRMRQQMVSNMVLYQYALSKGLQSYIQADRFAPSRWAAPGVLPVFDEDIKDTEAPLFGDERMPAETESEKSFHFDSYENDDMEDGEVESDSSCYRVLSSKTLADVVEALIGVYYVEGGKNAANHLMKWIGIQVEFDPKEIESTSKPCSVPESVLRTINFDTLEGALNYKFIDKGLLVEAITHASRPSSGVSCYQRLEFVGDAVLDHLITKHLFFTYTDLPPGRLTDLRAAAVNNENFARVAVKNKLHLHLRHGSSALEAQIRDFVKDVQDELTKPGFNSFGLGDCKAPKVLGDIVESIAGAIFLDSGRDTAVVWRVFQPLLHPMVTPETLPMHPVRELQERCQQQAEGLEYKATRNGNLATVEVYIDGVQIGIAQNPQKKMAQKLAARNALVVLKDRETAEAKEKAEEDEKKKNGTQTYTRQTLNDICLRRQWPMPQYWCVNEGGPAHAKRFTYSVRVNTTDRGWTEDCVGEPMPSVKKAKDSAAILLLELLNKW from the exons ATGGAGGAGAATAGGGCTTCTGAAAGCATTGGTGACGGAGTGACTCTTCCCCCCAACAACGCTAGGGCTTCCGGAAGCATTGGTGACGGAGTGACTCATTCCCCCGATGACGCTAGGGCTTCTTACTGGCTCGATGCTTGCGAGGATATCTCTTGCGACCTTATTACTGACTTGGTCGATTTCGATTCGGTTGCTCCAGACATTGTCGATACCGCTTCTTGTCAGGCTGTTGATGCTTGTTTCTTTGGCGGGATTGATCGTATCCTTGATAGTATTAAGAGCGGATGCGGCCTGCAGCCTCTTGTGGAGAATGAGACTGTTGTTGGTAGTTCTATTGATGGTCATTCCGCATGTGAAGCTGGGCCCCAGGGTGCGACATCATATGGGGAGTTGAATCGGACGATTGTACGAGATACTCTACCGGGCGGAGCTCGGCCCCTTGGCTGGGATTCTACCGACGGAAAGAAGATCTCGTCCAATGGTTCTGCTAACGGCAATGGAGTCCTTGTTACGTCTCCTAAAGACATTGGAGGAGTCCGTAAGCGGGAGGGTCGGGATACTGATGTTAGAAGAGAAGGTAGCTTGCGTGGTGACGCAGACAGATGTATCAAAAGGCCTCGTCCTAGTGACTCCAGTGATGAGAGGGTTTTTTCTGTTAGCCGGCATGATCTGTCGAGGGTACTACGTTCAAGCAGGAAGAGGCCCCGTTGTCGGGAAGAGATTGAAAGGAGGGATACGGTTCGAAGTAGTAAGAGGGAACGTTACTGTGGCGACAGGAGGGACAACAGGGAGAGGGACAGCAGGGAGCGGGACTGGAGGGACAGAGAAAGAAGAGGTTATTGGGAGAGAGATCGAACTGGAAAGATGGTTTTTCATTCTGGTTCTTGGGAGACTGAGAATAATAGAGAGTCAAAGAGAGCCAAGGAAGAAATCCCGCAACACATTGAGAGCTCCGAGAAGAAACCCGATGAGAAGGAGGAGAAACCAGCTGAGGAGCAGGCTAGGAAGTACCAATTAGATGTTCTCGAACAGGCCAAGAATAAAAACACAATAGCTTTTCTTGAAACTGGTGCGGGAAAGACCCTCATAGCCGTTCTCCTTATCAAGAGTGTTTGCAATGATATGCtcagagaaaataagaaaatgctGGCAATCTTTTTGGTCCCCAAAGTCCCACTTGTTTATCAG CAAGCAGAAGTTATTCGGGAGAGAACAGGTTACAAAGTAGGCCACTTTTGTGGCGAAATGGGTCAAGATTTCTGGGATGCCCGTAGATGGCAGCGTGAGTTTGAATCAAAACAG GTTCTAGTAATGACCGCTCAAATTTTATTGAACATTCTCCGGCACAGCATTATCAAAATGGAAGCCATTCATCTCCTCATTTTGGACGAGTGCCATCATGCTGTGAAGAAACATCCATATTCGTTAGTGATGTCTGAGTTCTATCATACAACTCCAAAGGAGAAGAGACCAGCTGTTTTCGGGATGACAGCCTCTCCTGTCAATTTGAAGG GTGTTTCCAGCCAAGAGGATTGTGCTATTAAGATTCGTAATCTTGAAAGCAAGCTGGATTCCGTAGTTTGTACAATAAAAGACCGTAAAGAGCTGGAGAAATATGTCCCAACGCCTTCAGAAATTGTGGTTGAATATGACAAAGCAGCTACATTGTGCTCCCTTCatgaacaaataaaacaaatggAACAGGCGGTTGAAGAAGCTGCCCATGCAAGTTCCAGAAGAAGCAAATGGCAATTTATGGGGGCTAGAGATGCTGGGGCAAAAGAAGAGCTACGCCTTGTTTATGGTGTTTCTGAAAGAACGGAAAGTGATGGAGCCGCTAATCTAATTCAGAAGTTGAGGGCCATAAACTATGCTTTGGGAGAATTGGGACAGTGGTGTGCTTATAAG GTTGCACATTCATTTTTGATGGCCTTACAAAATGATGAAAGGGCAAATTACCAGCTTGATGTGAAGTTTCAAGAATCGTACTTGAGTAAAGTTGTATCTCTTTTACAATGTCACTTGTCTGAGGGAGCAGTTTCTCATAGGGatgcaaaaaatataaaaacagaGAGTGATGGTGCTCTGGAGGGGGCTAGCATTGATGAGATTGAGGAGGGGGAGCTCCCTGACAGTCATG ttgtttctggtggagagCATGTGGATGTGATAATTGGAGCAGCTGTAGCAGATGGGAAAGTGACTCCAAAAGTGCAGTCGTTGATCAAAATTCTTCTCAAGTATCAATATACAGAAGATTTTCGTGCAATCATTTTTGTAGAGCGGGTTGTTGCTGCCTTGGTTCTTCCTAAG GTTTTTGCCGAGCTTCCATCTCTAAGTTTTGTTAAGTGTGCAAGTCTGATTGGGCACAACAATAGTCAAGAAATGCGTACATGCCAGATGCAGGACACAATCAACAAGTTTCGTGATGGTCGA GTGACATTGTTGGTGGCCACTAGTGTTGCCGAAGAAGGGCTAGATATTCGGCAATGCAATGTTGTCATTCGCTTTGACCTTGCAAAAACTGTTTTGGCATACATTCAGTCTAGAGGTCGTGCAAGGAAGCCAGGGTCTGATTACATTTTGATGGTCGAGAG GGGAAATTTATCACATGAGACATTCCTAAGAAATGCTCGGAACAGTGAGGAGAGATTGCGTCAGGAGGCTATAGAGAGAACTGACCTAAGTCACCTGAAGGGTACTTCAAAATTAAATTCAGTGGATACGGCACCAGGAACAGTGTATCAGGTGGAGTCAACTGGTGCTGTTGTGAGCCTGAATTCTTCAGTTGGACTCATCCATTTCTACTGCTCCCAGCTGCCTAGTGACAG ATATTCAATTCTTCGTCCTGAGTTTATCATGGAGCGGCATGAGAAGCCTGGTGGCTCCACAGAATATTCATGCAAGCTTCAGCTTCCCTGTAATGCACCTTTTGAAAAGCTCGAGGGTCCTTTATGTAGTTCAATGCGCCTTGCACAACAG GCTGTTTGTTTGGCTGCCTGCAAGAAACTTCATGAGATGGGGGCATTCACTGACATGCTCTTGCCAGACAAGGGAAGtggggaagaaggagaaaaggttAACCAGAATGATGAGGGTGACCCTCTCCCTGGAACTGCAAGGCATAGAGAGTTCTATCCTGAAGGTGTGGCTGATATTCTACGG GGGGAGTGGATTTTGACTGGTACAGATGGTTGCCACAGCTCCAAATTGCTCCCTTTGTATATGTATGCTGTAAAATGTGTGAATGATGGTACTTCAAATGACTCATTCTTGACTCAAGTTTCGGATTTTGCTGTGCTTTTTGGCAATGAGCTGGATGCAGAG GTTTTATCGATGTCGATGGATCTCTTTGTTGCTCGAACCATGATAACAAAGGCATCCCTCGTCTACCAGGGACCCATAGAAATTATGGAAAGTCAG CTGATTTCCCTGAAGAGCTTTCATGTTAGAATGATGAGCATTGTGCTGGATGTTGATGTTGAACCTTCCAGCACTCCATGGGATCCTGCAAAGGCATATCTATTTGTCCCTGTAGTTGGCGAGAAATCTGTAGATCTTATCAAAGAAATTGATTGGAATCTTGTTGAAAATATCATTGGGGTAGATGAATGGAACAATCCCCTCCAGAGGGCTCGTCCTGATGTGTACTTGGGCACAAGTGAACGAACACTAGGTGGAGACCGAAGAGAGTATGGTTTTGGGAAATTGCGTCATGGCATGGCTTTTGGACAGAAATCCCATCCCACCTATGGGATCAGGGGAGCTATTGCACAGTTTGATGTTGTCAAAGCTTTTGGATTGGTCCCTAATCGGGATTCCATGGGAAGCCCAAATGAAGATGTTGCTCATGGCAAATTGATTATGGCTGATTCCTACATTAATGCAGAAGAACTCGTGGGGAGGATTGTAACAGCTGCTCACTCTGGGAAGAGGTTTTATGTGGATTCAGTGCGGTATGATATGAATGCAGAGAACTCATTTCCAAGGAAGGAGGGGTATCTAGGCCCGTTAGAGTACAGCTCATACGCCGATTACTACAGGCAAAA ATATGGGGTGGAATTGTTCCATAAGAAACAACCACTGATAAGGGGACGTGGGGTTTCATATTGCAAgaatcttctttctcctcgaTTTGAACGTTCTGAAG CATGTGAAAGTGAGCATGAAGAGACTCTTGATAAAACATACTATGTGTTTCTGCCTCCTGAGTTGTGTTTTGTACATCCACTTCCGGGTTCAGTTGTTCGAGGTGCTCAGCGATTGCCCTCTATAATGAAGAGGGTCGAGAGCATGCTTCTTGCAGTTCAGCTGAAGGATGTAATTAATTATCCTGTTCCTGCTTCCAAG ATACTGGAAGCCTCGACTGCTGCTTCTTGTCAGGAGACATTTTGCTATGAAAGAGCAGAGCTTCTGGGAGATGCATACCTTAAGTGGGTGGTTAGTAGATTCCTTTTCCTCAAATACCCCCAGAAGCATGAAGGTCAGCTCACTAGGATGAGGCAACAGATGGTGAGTAACATGGTTTTGTATCAGTATGCTCTTAGTAAAGGTCTCCAATCATATATCCAAGCAGATCGCTTTGCTCCATCTAGATGGGCTGCTCCAGGGGTGCTGCCTGTCTTTGATGAGGATATCAAGGATACTGAAGCTCCCTTATTTGGTGATGAAAGAATGCCTGCTGAGACTGAATCGGAGAAGAGCTTCCATTTTGATAgttatgaaaatgatgacatggaagATGGTGAGGTGGAGAGCGATTCAAGTTGCTATAGAGTTCTTTCTAGCAAAACACTGGCAGATGTTGTTGAAGCGTTGATTGGTGTGTACTATGTTGAAGGTGGGAAGAATGCTGCAAACCATCTCATGAAATGGATTGGGATCCAGGTGGAATTTGATCCTAAGGAGATAGAGAGCACTAGCAAGCCATGCAGTGTTCCAGAGAGCGTACTCCGGACTATCAATTTTGATACTTTAGAAGGTGCCTTGAATTATAAATTTATAGATAAGGGCCTTTTGGTGGAAGCCATTACTCATGCTTCAAGGCCATCATCGGGAGTTTCCTGTTACCAGCGTTTGGAGTTTGTTGGTGATGCAGTCTTGGATCATTTAATTACAAAGCATTTGTTCTTTACGTACACAGATTTACCCCCTGGCCGCTTGACTGATTTGCGAGCTGCAGCCGTAAATAACGAAAACTTTGCTCGTGTAGCTGTTAAGAACAAACTCCATCTGCACCTTCGGCATGGATCCAGTGCCTTGGAAGCACAG ATTCGTGACTTTGTGAAGGACGTACAAGATGAGTTAACAAAGCCAGGGTTTAATTCTTTTGGTCTGGGAGATTGCAAAGCTCCCAAAGTGCTTGGTGACATTGTTGAATCCATTGCAGGTGCAATTTTTCTGGACAGTGGGCGTGATACTGCTGTTGTGTGGAGG GTTTTCCAACCCTTGCTTCATCCAATGGTGACCCCAGAAACACTTCCAATGCATCCGGTGAGGGAACTCCAGGAGCGATGCCAGCAACAGGCTGAAGGCTTGGAATACAAAGCCACCCGAAATGGTAATTTAGCCACGGTTGAAGTCTACATTGATGGTGTTCAGATCGGTATTGCTCAGAACCCACAGAAGAAGATGGCACAGAAATTAGCTGCAAGGAATGCACTCGTCGTTTTGAAAGATAGGGAAACAGCTGAAGCTAAGGAGAAGGCCGAGgaggatgagaagaagaagaatggtacCCAGACATACACCAGACAGACCTTGAATGACATATGCTTGCGGAGGCAGTGGCCAATGCCCCAGTATTG GTGTGTAAATGAGGGTGGTCCTGCACATGCAAAGAGGTTCACATATTCCGTACGTGTGAATACTACTGATAGGGGATGGACAGAGGATTGTGTGGGAGAGCCTATGCCCAGTGTTAAGAAGGCGAAGGACTCTGCAGCAATTCTTCTGCTGGAGCTTCTTAATAAATGGTAG